Proteins encoded in a region of the Zea mays cultivar B73 chromosome 4, Zm-B73-REFERENCE-NAM-5.0, whole genome shotgun sequence genome:
- the LOC109946088 gene encoding uncharacterized protein encodes MLDTTTARGRSRGRGVATASVERAFSSMNIIKTELRNKTRDEWLNRHMVCYIERDIFTSIEDAKILDYFQGMRTRRVNLPRTSGSGARSTDVDVDMIHFGGATS; translated from the exons ATGTTGGATACAACCACTGCTAGAGGTCGCTCAAGAGGTCGTGGAG TGGCAACAGCATCTGTGGAGAGAGCTTTCTCATCTATGAATATCATTAAAACTGAGTTGCGGAATAAGACAAGAGACGAATGGCTTAACCGTCATATGGTGTGTTATATTGAGAGGGATATATTTACAAGcattgaggatgcaaagatattgGATTATTTTCAAGGCATGAGAACCCGCAGGGTGAATCTACCTCGTACTAGTG GTTCTGGAGCAAGAAGCACTGATGTTGATGTTGATATGATACATTTTGGAGGAGCTACATCATAA
- the LOC100502356 gene encoding uncharacterized protein LOC100502356 yields MASRLFEEMPPSSSSSLLSGSNTASAELPLIPCKLCNGVVIERVSKQPESTSRKFYRMGLNVIFFHWQASYAVLLIKDGVVSGDQCLELLMVALNDHGKAVESLTNSIREMKKKLSDLELVMEELDNVKKSMKAAMVEKLRKTRNR; encoded by the exons ATGGCTTCCAG GCTATTTGAGGAGATGCCGCCATCGTCATCGTCATCCTTACTCTCTGGCTCCAATACTGCGAGTGCTGAGCTTCCTCTAATCCCTTGCAAGCTCTGCAATGGGGTGGTGATTGAGCGGGTTTCCAAACAACCAGAAAGCACGTCGAGGAAGTTCTACCG GATGGGTCTCAATGTGATTTTTTTCCACTGGCAAGCGAGCTATGCTGTTTTGTTAATCAAGGATGGGGTTGTCAGTGGTGACCAATGCCTTGAGTTGTTAATGGTCGCACTTAATGATCATGGCAAAGCTGTTGAATCTCTAACCAATTCCATCAGAGAAATGAAGAAAAAGTTGTCCGACCTGGAGTTAGTGATGGAAGAGCTGGATAACGTGAAAAAGTCGATGAAGGCAGCCATGGTTGAGAAATTGAGGAAAACAAGAAATCGATAG